The following nucleotide sequence is from Kiritimatiella glycovorans.
ACCGATCTGGCGACGATACTTCCCGACGAATCTCTCGAGGAGTGCATGCGCCTGATCACTGCGAATCGCATCCGCCACCTGCCGGTCGTGGATGAGAACGGCGAGGTCGGCGGCGTGGTGTCGATCGGCGACGTGGTCAAGTATCTGGTCACCGAAAAAGAGTTCGTGATCAAGAACCTCGAAAACTACATCACCGGCACGGGGATGTGACGGCAACGGTTCCGCGCTGACCGGGAGGGGCGTGATCGGGGACGGGTTGTGGAAAGCTCCGCATCCTGTGGAATCTGCACCCCCGGAGGCGCCCGTCCGGGCGGTCAGCGTTTCCGGCGCCGGTTGATCTCGTCGGCGGGGATGAAGATCAGGACCTTGGTTTCGAGTTCCGGCTCCTCGATCCAGAGCGAGAGCGGGAAGAGTTCGTAGTCCTCGATCCCCGCCTCGTCCAGCTCCAGGCTCGGATCGCCGCCCTTCAGGTAGAACAGTCCGCGGCGCTCCTCCCCGTGCGCACCCGCCCCGATGCGTCCGCGGAGCCAGTCGCACAGGGTCGCCAGCGATTTCAGCGCGCGGCCCGTGACGAAATCGAACCGCTCCTCCATGGATTCGATTCTCGCGCGCCGGACCTCGACATTAGCGAGTTCCAGCCGGTCGACGAGGTCTTCCAGCACGCGGGTTTTCTTGGCCACGGAGTCCACCAGGGTGAACCGGCAGTCGGGGCGCAGGATGGCCAGCGGGAGTCCCGGCAGGCCGCCCCCGCTGCCCGCATCCATGATGGCGGAGTCGGCGGGAAAATCGACGGCGCGCAGTACGGCGAGCGAGGGCAGCAGGTGTTTGCGTTCGAAGTTGGGCATATCCCGTCGGGAGACGAGATTGATGCGTTCATTCCACCAGCCCAGCAGGCGCGCATATTCGGCGAGTACGTGTCGCTGGTTCTCGTCGAGTTCGGGAAAGTTCTGTCGGACCAGCGGAAGTGGCTCACTCATGGGTAGCGGCCCGGCTCGGT
It contains:
- the rsmG gene encoding 16S rRNA (guanine(527)-N(7))-methyltransferase RsmG, with the translated sequence MSEPLPLVRQNFPELDENQRHVLAEYARLLGWWNERINLVSRRDMPNFERKHLLPSLAVLRAVDFPADSAIMDAGSGGGLPGLPLAILRPDCRFTLVDSVAKKTRVLEDLVDRLELANVEVRRARIESMEERFDFVTGRALKSLATLCDWLRGRIGAGAHGEERRGLFYLKGGDPSLELDEAGIEDYELFPLSLWIEEPELETKVLIFIPADEINRRRKR